The nucleotide sequence TTAATGCTTGTCCATTTTTTATCGGCTAAAGCATAGAAATTATTTAAATAATCTGTTTCTATTTCTTTTAAAGCAATCTTGATATTATATGCCGAAATATCTCTGAATTTTAATTCTTGTTCAATTCTTCGTTTTCCCCAGTATTTAAATTTATGTTTGCCGCGTGCAAAACTTTTAGCAAAACGTTCCTCGTTTAAAAAATTGTTTTCTGCTAAATGATTCAAAATGTGGTCAATTGCTGTTTGAAACATTCCCAATGATTTTAGCTTAGAAATCACTTCTTTGTAACACCGATCTTGATAAGAACAGTAGTATTCTAATTTTTTGATAGCATCATTTACAGAAAGTCCTTTTTCATTCATCATACAAGAATATCATTTTATTACAAGCAAGTTTTTCTTTGATGACAAATTTACAAAATGATCATGATTGGATTCTTTTTAAGAAAGAAAATCATACACATTAGATGATTTTTCGTAGAAATTAATCAATTGGTTAATGATTTAATTTTAAACTGTTATCTTTGTAAGCAATGAGAATTTCTCTCAAAAACAAGAACAAATGACAATAGAAAACAATTATGTAGTTGCGGTAAACTACAAACTTCATACAATTGAAGCAAACGGTGAAAAGGTATTTGTTGAAGAAACCAATGCAGAAAATCCGTTAACGTATTTACATGGAGTAGGAATGATGATTCCAAAATTTGAAGAAGAACTGCAAGGGTTGGTAGCGGGTGATAAAAAATCGTTTACCATTACTCCTGAAGAAGGTTACGGAGCAATTGATCCAAATGCTTTAGCCAATTTGCCTCTTGATATGTTTAGCGAGTCGGGACTTCCGCCAGTTGGTGCAATGCTTCCGTTGACAGATGATCAAGGAAACCAATTCCGAGCAGTTGTTAAAGAAGTAAATGATGTTGCTGTTGTAGCCGATTTAAACCACCCAATGGCAGGTAAAACATTAACTTTTGATGTTGAGGTTATTGCTGCCCGACCAGCGACCGAAGAAGAGCTATCTCACGGACATCCGCACGGGATTGACGGCACTGAAACGCATTAATAAATATATAAAATGCCCAATTTTTATTGGGCATTTTTTTTAAGTATTAGGCTAAATCTGATAGATCCACTTCGGGCTCTAATTCTAAGGGTTCTTGGTTCTGGCGGAATAAACGAGCACTTAAAGATCCTTTTAACGTGATTTTTTCATTGCGTACTTCTAACCAGCTTCCTTCTCTTAATCCTAAAACTGGTTGTGTATTAAACGCGTGGAATTCATTAATACGGGTTTCTCTTGTTTCGCCCATGTGTGTAGAACCTTCAACAGGATCCAGATAATGTGGGTTAATGTTAAACGGAACCAGTCCCAATGTTTGAAAGCTTGGTGGGTAAACAATTGGCATATCATTCGTTGTTTCCATAGTTAATCCGGTAATATTACTTCCTGCCGAACATCCCAAGTAAGGAACACCTGTTAATAACGTACTCTTTAAAGCAGACATTACTCCGGTTTTGTACAATTGTTTGACCAATAAAAAAGTGTTCCCGCCACCGGTAAAAATTCCTTGAGCTTGTTCAATTGCCTCCGCAGGATTTTTAAAAGTGTGTAATCCTACAATTTTTTTGTTGATTTTAGCAAATGCTTCTGCCACTTTTGCCGTATAATCATCGTGCGAAATGCCGCCGGGACGTGCATAAGGAATAAAAATAACGGTATCTGCATTTTTAAAATGCTCTTTTAATATTGGCAATAAATATTCTAAATATCCTAAACCATAAATAGTTGAGGTACTTGCAATGATTAAATTTTTCATTCGTTGGTATATAAAAAACAAACTTATCTATTTAACAATTGTTTATCAATATGCTATTCTTATTTTAACATTTTAACAGATACTTTTACGACAAATCAAATAAATGATTATGAAATACGTTTACTTTTTACTGTTTTTTATTCCTGCGGTATCCTTGGCACAAACCAGATCAGAACAAAAAATGCGATTAATGGTTAAAGAAATCAGTGCGTTACCCTTAACAGTGATTAACAATTCAACAAACGAAGAGGTACAAACCGATGTTGCAGGATATTTTGTAATGCAAATTCAGGCTAATGATGAATTAATGTTGAAAGAAAACGATTTTTATCAGTTAAATTATCAAATACGGGCATCTGATTTGTCAAATACGCTCACTCGTATTTATCCACAGTCGTTAACAACCGTTTTAGAAGAGGTTAAAGTGGAACAAATCACAACAGAATCATTAGGAATTGACGCCCAGGCGGCATTGGTTAAAGTTTATAATCCCAATCCTAATATGGATTTTAAGGCACTGTTTTTTTGGTTGTTAAGCAAGCTAAGAAAGCCACCAGTTGATACCGGACGAAAACCCCACGAAATGAATCCGTATGTTGCGGGATTACCAAGAAGTGTAATGACCGATTATTTAAAAATTCCCGATTCGTTAGTAGAAAAATTTTATTACTTTATGAACGATGATTATTTGATTGATCAATACATTAAAAGTAACGACGAAGCCAAATGGAAAATGCATTTGTTAGATAAATCATTTGAATTTTTAGAGCAAGAAAAGGTAATTGAGCGTTAAATTCATTATAATAGATTTTGTACTGCTAAAAGAATCAATAGTTTTGTATTATGAATAAAATCTTTACCCATATATTAATTCCTTTTTTCTTGTTACTTGGCAGTATAGAAACCTATGCTCAAAAAAAGACGGTTTTAGGTAAAATTGTTGCAAAAACACGTGATTTAGAAGGAATTTATATTAAAAATATCAATGCAAATACTTTTGCTAAAACGCAAAAGGGCGGGTATTTTTCTATAGTTGCAAATCCTAACGATACGTTGATTTTTTCGGCAGTACACTTAATTGGTCGTAAAAAAGTGCTTACTTATGCAGATATGAATAAATCGTTGGTTTTTATTCCTATGGAATATGCCGAAAATATTTTAGATGAAATTGTAATTGATCGCCGTATTACAAGTGAAAGTTTGGGTTTTGGTAAAGTAATTAAACGCACAACTGCAGAACGAAATCTGCATAGAGCCACTTCATCGGGCGGAGGAATTATTCCGGTTGATTTAATTGTAAACGCCATTTCGGGCAGAACCAAAATGTTAGAAAAAGCCGTAGAATTAGAACAAGAACAATTATTTGTAGAAAAACTTTTAAGTAAATTTTCATCAGAATTTTATACCCAAAAGTTAAAAATTCCCGAGCAGTACCATATGGCGTTTGGCTACTTTTTGGCACAGGATCCTATTATTGTTACATCTTATCAAACAGTTGAAATTACACAGCTTAACATTATGTACACAGAAAAAGCGACGGAATTTTTAGAAATTCTTCGCGTTTTAAAATAATTGTTTTACGTAACTTTGCTTTAAAATAGAAAAATGTATTTAAATTTATATATAAGTCCGCTTATTTTTGGTATTGGAGGGGGCGAGATGGTGTTGATTATACTGGTAATCCTAATGCTTTTCGGTTCT is from Flavobacterium dauae and encodes:
- a CDS encoding regulatory protein RecX; the protein is MMNEKGLSVNDAIKKLEYYCSYQDRCYKEVISKLKSLGMFQTAIDHILNHLAENNFLNEERFAKSFARGKHKFKYWGKRRIEQELKFRDISAYNIKIALKEIETDYLNNFYALADKKWTSINESSIEKKKRKWVDFLLRKGYESNLIFDFLKDLENESF
- a CDS encoding FKBP-type peptidyl-prolyl cis-trans isomerase, which translates into the protein MTIENNYVVAVNYKLHTIEANGEKVFVEETNAENPLTYLHGVGMMIPKFEEELQGLVAGDKKSFTITPEEGYGAIDPNALANLPLDMFSESGLPPVGAMLPLTDDQGNQFRAVVKEVNDVAVVADLNHPMAGKTLTFDVEVIAARPATEEELSHGHPHGIDGTETH
- the pepE gene encoding dipeptidase PepE, producing MKNLIIASTSTIYGLGYLEYLLPILKEHFKNADTVIFIPYARPGGISHDDYTAKVAEAFAKINKKIVGLHTFKNPAEAIEQAQGIFTGGGNTFLLVKQLYKTGVMSALKSTLLTGVPYLGCSAGSNITGLTMETTNDMPIVYPPSFQTLGLVPFNINPHYLDPVEGSTHMGETRETRINEFHAFNTQPVLGLREGSWLEVRNEKITLKGSLSARLFRQNQEPLELEPEVDLSDLA